The DNA sequence GTGGGTGCGTAGATGTTGCCGGTACCGATGTAGGGCTTGGGTGTGTTGACCGAGGAAGTCGATAGCAGGTTCTGCGCCATCGCGCCGAATACCAGCTCATGTTGCAGCCAACCGGTGCGCACCTTGCCCTGGACCATGGCTTGTGCTTCGTTGAACTCGTAGCCGTGATATTCGGACGTCACACGGTCGCGGTAGTTGCCGCTATTGCTGGTGATGTAGTACTGATCCTTCTTGTAGACGCGTACCGACTCCGAATGGCGCACGGCGAAAGTGGCCTTCCAGTCGTCAGAGAGGCGATAATCGGCGCTCAGCGTCACCAGGCGATAGTCCACGTCGGTCGATGAGCCATTGCTGTAGAGACGGCTCGCTCCGTCCAGTGCATTGGGAACCTTGAAGCCGCTGACGATGACATCGGTGCCGCCGCTGGCGATGCGCCGCTGGTAGATGGCATCCAGAGTGACAGTCAGATCCTTGGTCAGGCGCGCATCGAAGGATGCACCAATGGCCTGACGATTGATACCGCCGTGGTCCGCCGCGATATCCCCGTTCTCGTTGACCAGGTTGACCCGGTAGCCAAAGCGCTGATCGTTGCCGAAGCGGCCACCGGCATCGACATGCTCCTTCCAGGTGCCGCCGCTGGCGTAGCCGAGGTCGGTGGCCAGGAAGTGGTCATCGGTGGGACGCTTACTGACATAGTTGACGATACCGCCGGGCGAGCCGAAGCCATACATGAAGCCGGACAAGCCCTTGAGCACTTCCACCTGATCGAACATTTCCAGCGGCATCTCGGTGCCACGATTGATATTGGCCAGGCCGTCGATCTTGTAGCCGTTCAGGTCATCCAGACGCAGGCCTCGCACCGCCACGGTAGCCGGGTGAGTGCCGTTGGCGGGGCTGATGTTGGTCACGCTGGCGTCGTACTTCAGGACTTCGGCCAGCGAGCTGGCCTGGCGTCCTACGATCTCATCGCTGGTGACGGCGCGGGTGGAGAATGGCGTGTCCAGTTCGGAACGCTCACCCAGAGCGCCACCGCTGACTTTTTCGGCTAACTGCTTGGTATCGCTGCCGCCGGTGACGGTAATGGGTGGCAAAGCGCTGTCATCGGCTTGCGCCAGCAGAGGGTAAGCGCTACCCAGCAGCCATCCTAGGCTCAAGAGAGCTCGTTGCATCGTGGTGAGACGGAAGCTGGCGATATGAGTGGAAATCATGAAAGGCTCGCAGTGGATGAGTAAAAAAGGAGGGGAGTCTTGCTGTTGGTTTTATAGGTGTGATCAAGCGCCATGGGGTGTGCAGTTGCACTTGCAGCGACCTTCGCTATGGCTCATTGACGAAGTCAAACTGCCCGCGACCGTAGGTGCGCAGCAGTTTGAACGGAATGAGTAAGACCATGACTCTTGCCGCAGGAAGCGGGATGGCGTTGAAAAAAACAGGAGTCTAGGCAGTGATGATGACCTCGCCGTTACACTTTGGTTACAAGGCCGTCAGAAATGGGAGAGATAGTGTAAGTATTCGTCAAGAACGCCCGAAAATGCAGATTTTCTCAGGCGTCGAGTACGCCAATTGATGCGCGTCAGCGCCCTGCCGTGGCCCGCCAGCACAGGATGGAGCCGCCACACACCAGCGCTGCACCGACCCAGAACGAAGCCGGCAGTGGCGCACGCAAGAGCAGCGCCGACAAGGCCGAGGAAAACACCGGAATGAAATAGGACGCCCCGGCCAGCAGCGTCACATTGCCATGCAGGATGCCCACGTTCCAGGCGGCATACCCCAAGCCCATGGCCGCTGCGGCCAGCACCAGATAGATCAGCGCCGGCAGGCTCAAGACCAGCTCGCCTGCATGGTCGCCCAGCAAGAACTTCCCCCACAGCGCCAGCGCCACCAATATGAAGAAAGGTGTCACGCCATTGCTTCCCTGCGCGAGCGTGACGGTCACAGTGCAATAAGCTGCCCAGATCAACGCGCCGACAAAAGCCAGGCCGTAGCTCAAGGGATTGTCCTGGAGGTTGGCCATCATGCCGGCCAGGTCCAGCCCCTGCTCCCCGCCCAGCACCCAGCAGATCCCCAGCATGGAAAGAACGAAACCCGGCACCACCAGGAGCGTGGCGCGCTGCCCGCCAAAGAGAATCGCCGCCACCAGCGTGAAGGTCGGCCACAGGTAGTTGACCATGCCCACCTCGATGGCCTGGCGTGCGCTATGGGCATAGCCGATGGACAAGGACAGGCACAACTCATAGGCCACGAACAGCACACTGCCCCACAGCAGGTACTTGCGCGGGAAGCGCGAGAGCCGCGGAAAACCCACCGACATCCACAGGATCACCGAGGCCACCGTATAGATCGCCGCCGCCCCGCCGGTGGCGCCCAGATGTTGGCTCACACCGCGGATCAAGCCGACGATGGCGCTCCACAAGAGCACTGCACTGAGTCCGATCAGGGTTGCTTTCTTGCTCTCCATTGCACCTATCCAAAAGCGCAAGAGTGTACCGCACTGGCCAGCGTCCGCCTGCCGCAGAGGCCCATGGCGGCCTTGTGGTAGAATATGCCCCTTCTGTCCGGCCCGTTGTGGCCATCGCCATGCTGGCGGCCGGGCATGTTCCATGGGTTCCCTCACCCCCATTCATCAAAAAGGTTCATATGACCACTCTCAACCTGCGCCGGCACGCCGCCGTGCTGACCTGGCTTTGCCTGTTCCACCTGCTGGTGATCACCTCCAGCAACTACCTGGTGCAATTGCCGGTATCGGTGTTCGGCCTGCATACCACCTGGGGCGCCTTCAGTTTTCCCTTCATCTTCCTGGCCACCGACCTGACGGTACGCTTCTTCGGCGCGCCACTGGCACGACGCATCATCTTTGCGGTGATGCTGCCGGCCTTGTTCATTTCCTATGGCATCTCAGCCCTGTTCTACCAGGGACAGTGGCAAGGCTTCGGCGCGCTGGCGCATTTCAACCTGTTCGTGGCGCGCATCGCCGCGGCCAGCTTCATGGCCTACGTGCTGGGACAGGTGCTGGACGTGCAGGTCTTCAACCGGCTGCGGGCCTCGCGTCATTGGTGGCTGGCGCCGGCGGTGTCGATGATCTTCGGCAACGCCAGCGATACCATCGCCTTTTTTTCGATCGCTTTCTGGCGCAGCAGCGATCCCTTCATGGCCACCCACTGGGTGGAGATCGCACTGGTCGATTATGGCTTCAAGATCGCCATCAGCTTGCTGTTCTTCCTGCCGGCCTACGGCGCGCTGATGTCGATGCTCAAGAGCTGCTTCGCACGACCCCTGGTGTCCGATCCAGCCTGAGTCCTGCAGGCATTTCCATCCAACGGTAAACTTGCGGCTTTGCGCGGTCTCCACTGCCGCGCCCTTCTCCACTC is a window from the Herbaspirillum rubrisubalbicans genome containing:
- a CDS encoding TonB-dependent siderophore receptor; protein product: MISTHIASFRLTTMQRALLSLGWLLGSAYPLLAQADDSALPPITVTGGSDTKQLAEKVSGGALGERSELDTPFSTRAVTSDEIVGRQASSLAEVLKYDASVTNISPANGTHPATVAVRGLRLDDLNGYKIDGLANINRGTEMPLEMFDQVEVLKGLSGFMYGFGSPGGIVNYVSKRPTDDHFLATDLGYASGGTWKEHVDAGGRFGNDQRFGYRVNLVNENGDIAADHGGINRQAIGASFDARLTKDLTVTLDAIYQRRIASGGTDVIVSGFKVPNALDGASRLYSNGSSTDVDYRLVTLSADYRLSDDWKATFAVRHSESVRVYKKDQYYITSNSGNYRDRVTSEYHGYEFNEAQAMVQGKVRTGWLQHELVFGAMAQNLLSTSSVNTPKPYIGTGNIYAPTIYSVGSINYSGGTYRDEKTTQSAFFASDTMKFDDRWSVLAGVRYTNYGDTAYTTTNATSAKFTANPMSPTAAVMYKPRADTTAYVSYAEALEQSASAPTTTLNANQTFAPIKSKQAEVGVKTEHEGWNGSLALFRIERGSQYINSANIYVADGQSVYRGVELNGSVQMTRDLSLDGSLMVLGSEMTHAAAAVNGKRAVGAADMQAGAQLSYRVPTLPGLSLHAGAQYIGTMALDSANANMLSPYSLFDAGLNYFTYIGGHLTTWSANITNLANRKYWTYYQETYLNVGAPRTLNLNVRAEF
- the yddG gene encoding aromatic amino acid DMT transporter YddG → MESKKATLIGLSAVLLWSAIVGLIRGVSQHLGATGGAAAIYTVASVILWMSVGFPRLSRFPRKYLLWGSVLFVAYELCLSLSIGYAHSARQAIEVGMVNYLWPTFTLVAAILFGGQRATLLVVPGFVLSMLGICWVLGGEQGLDLAGMMANLQDNPLSYGLAFVGALIWAAYCTVTVTLAQGSNGVTPFFILVALALWGKFLLGDHAGELVLSLPALIYLVLAAAAMGLGYAAWNVGILHGNVTLLAGASYFIPVFSSALSALLLRAPLPASFWVGAALVCGGSILCWRATAGR
- a CDS encoding 7-cyano-7-deazaguanine/7-aminomethyl-7-deazaguanine transporter, whose protein sequence is MTTLNLRRHAAVLTWLCLFHLLVITSSNYLVQLPVSVFGLHTTWGAFSFPFIFLATDLTVRFFGAPLARRIIFAVMLPALFISYGISALFYQGQWQGFGALAHFNLFVARIAAASFMAYVLGQVLDVQVFNRLRASRHWWLAPAVSMIFGNASDTIAFFSIAFWRSSDPFMATHWVEIALVDYGFKIAISLLFFLPAYGALMSMLKSCFARPLVSDPA